Below is a genomic region from Trichoderma asperellum chromosome 2, complete sequence.
GAAGATGCTACTCGGTGCGATATCGACTGGCGCCACAGAATCCATTTCCAACTGCGCTGTTGGATGCTCTTGTTTCCTATTTCACGCTGCTTTATCCGCCTCCGGATGCCTTTCATGAGGCTGTGAAACCAGAGCACATTGTTTTTGCGGGAGACAGGTATGACTATGACTACTCGGACATATACACCATCATATGCCGTGCCACTTCAAGTGCCAGACTAGCTAACGCGATCAACGCAATTCTTGTACCACAGCGCCGGTGGAAATCTCTGTCTTGCGCTACTGCAAttgcttctccagctgcgCCGTACCAACTCCCGAATCGAATGGTATGGCGAGCAACGCGCAGTCCCTCTGCCAGCGGGCGTTGCCTGTGTCTCCCCCTGGCTTGATATCACGCATAGTACACCTCCATGGCACGGCGAAGATCCTCATCCCTTTGACTATCTGCCCAAGCCACGACCCGAAGCTATGGCCAAGATACCTCCTTGTTCGATATGGCCGGCAAGTCCTCCGCGGAAACGCTTCTATGTGGATGACGATCTTGCTACGCACCCACTGGTAACACTCCTCATGAATCGCACATGGGAAGGGTCGCCGCCCGTATGGATGTGCACGGGCTGGGAGCTGCTCGCCTACGAAGACAAGGCCTTGGCAATGCAACTCGCTGCGGATGGCGTCCCCTTGGTCTTTGAAGAATACGAAGCCATGTCGCACTGCTTCGCACTATTCTTGGAGCGCCTGCCTGCTTCTCAGCGTTGCCTCGAGAGCTGGGCCAGCTTCATCCGCAGCGCAGTCGAAGATCCGACATCAATTGAAGCGCGCGCGACTACCATCAAAGCTCGGACGCTTGAAGAAGTTCCTCTGCGAGTTGAGGAGCTTTTGGAAGAATCCCTCGAAGAAATACAAGCCGCTATTGTAAGTCAGGTTGGCGAGGGAGCCGAGAGGCCGGAACATATAGCAAAGTTGTAAATATAccatagtattattatatgAT
It encodes:
- a CDS encoding uncharacterized protein (MEROPS:MER0034548~EggNog:ENOG41~TransMembrane:1 (n8-15c23/24o33-52i)~CAZy:CE10); the encoded protein is MDGPPSPTVASAAIVSPSSPSHAAQLASNLRLLFLFLSKIPLLTQVAILHVLQLSEPSKYIDLRSNLVVSLIRSILTPANPRPISSVQKFTTRDTAIKGKIWISLYVTPPPPETDIRDALMKVVESMRDPSAKEGITRIPPFAHVEAEWTGYRAAASKRESLPNISEAAKYNEMVKECQEPTTVLYLHGGAYYLCDPATHRRPVRKLAQLTKGRCYSVRYRLAPQNPFPTALLDALVSYFTLLYPPPDAFHEAVKPEHIVFAGDSAGGNLCLALLQLLLQLRRTNSRIEWYGEQRAVPLPAGVACVSPWLDITHSTPPWHGEDPHPFDYLPKPRPEAMAKIPPCSIWPASPPRKRFYVDDDLATHPLVTLLMNRTWEGSPPVWMCTGWELLAYEDKALAMQLAADGVPLVFEEYEAMSHCFALFLERLPASQRCLESWASFIRSAVEDPTSIEARATTIKARTLEEVPLRVEELLEESLEEIQAAIVSQVGEGAERPEHIAKL